In Myxococcus stipitatus, the following are encoded in one genomic region:
- a CDS encoding NACHT domain-containing protein yields MKAKTELLQRDQYAIWKAVERASELIWSRLTGHPGVIELRLEAGPTEEWDDILEIRSGPDGIKRHRWQIKRQSTNFNPNVLEGLLRSLRLATDLDLAHLAIRDQVDVGSIGPLRVLRDICVRAQQPDADLAAMLSQPGVTEFKWIDYVRKCLGLRDEGSARLQGLQFLRGLTISFLGSTDDIRNVAVARLGTLYQDPDTLCRLIHSWIADHPDEIVPITFDLLYRQITHKFQLHPVLTGITTEQDEVISYLNAIKEYCANLPYLALHDIRPSKFLPEIYVDLQTKEPGKEHSSKDKETPSSVHSERLSVAQMMRRSEFCPIVILGGAGAGKSTLLRHLAERAWHAPESIGLSRPHLPLLVQLPNLASRTGFIADRLHDALSQDLPIAQALPQTFFSAWPKRTGAPWLLLLDALDEVPSRNRAQFIQWLTGVLRQFTSVRIVLTTRPHGYQHSEFDINGAKHFEILPFEASQIAAFSERWFGARVSEFEIEYRRIGMGGMESTPLLITIAAKVFLERNALPLRRSGLYSAFVDIVLSESLTRGLGAELGEDICKIARNILSQLALEMSETSSRLNRSRLISKVAGCISVTLRRSMQESAIDAERFLRVMSRRSGLLITQSDSLTFVHPTLQEYFTAAAIVRECNANGKRLWRTYLNNWWRQGWREVVLFTFGILSDQGCDTTYLAERIHPEVLTEWEVAPEFPYEDVWRCNDALCFLASALADGAVIDSREKSAIICSLFGLLGVLARCHVYDFFESGGPDLFDSLETIRGDFQVQTGVRELSRNPNIEMYPRFRALAALLKLGEAESDISLLTDWAVGTGLSPNTSEDQAARIREDSLDLLAALGRQAEIERVLRSAIGSDDSVDAKIWETYMALLKTNWAGAQPSELLVLSSMEFPEALLPDIKELTLSRPAALLAPILTEIMRSEFTREWIRCEIAELLVAIGEIGAAEIGLEEMIQDVDAWDSNPLQDSYLREFARNLLLRVHELKAASP; encoded by the coding sequence ATGAAGGCGAAAACGGAATTACTGCAAAGAGACCAGTACGCTATTTGGAAGGCGGTGGAACGGGCCTCCGAACTCATTTGGTCTCGCCTTACCGGACACCCAGGCGTTATCGAGTTACGCTTGGAGGCAGGCCCGACAGAGGAGTGGGACGACATTCTCGAGATCCGCTCTGGTCCCGATGGAATCAAGCGGCATCGCTGGCAGATCAAGCGACAGTCCACCAACTTTAACCCTAATGTTCTTGAGGGACTACTTCGCTCCCTGCGACTGGCTACTGATCTGGATCTTGCTCATCTGGCAATCAGAGACCAAGTAGATGTTGGTTCAATTGGTCCATTGCGCGTTCTTCGAGACATATGTGTACGAGCACAGCAGCCTGACGCAGACTTGGCAGCGATGTTGTCCCAGCCCGGGGTCACTGAATTCAAGTGGATCGACTACGTCCGAAAATGCCTCGGTCTCAGAGACGAAGGAAGCGCAAGGCTGCAGGGTCTTCAGTTCCTACGGGGTCTGACTATCTCCTTCCTTGGAAGCACAGACGACATTCGCAATGTCGCAGTAGCTCGACTGGGCACTCTCTACCAAGATCCCGACACACTGTGTCGACTCATTCATTCCTGGATCGCGGACCACCCGGACGAAATTGTCCCAATTACGTTCGACCTTCTATATAGGCAAATCACACATAAATTCCAACTACACCCCGTCTTGACGGGCATAACGACAGAGCAGGATGAAGTCATAAGTTACCTGAATGCCATAAAAGAGTACTGCGCCAATCTGCCGTATCTCGCGCTGCACGATATTCGGCCATCGAAATTCTTGCCCGAGATCTACGTTGACCTGCAAACCAAAGAGCCTGGAAAAGAACATTCATCAAAAGACAAAGAGACTCCTTCTTCAGTTCACAGCGAACGACTATCTGTCGCCCAGATGATGAGGCGTTCTGAGTTCTGTCCAATAGTGATTCTCGGAGGCGCCGGCGCAGGGAAATCGACGTTGCTCCGGCACTTGGCTGAGCGTGCGTGGCATGCGCCCGAAAGCATCGGATTGAGTCGCCCACACCTTCCTCTGCTAGTGCAACTTCCCAATCTGGCCTCCCGAACTGGCTTCATCGCAGACCGACTTCATGACGCGCTAAGTCAGGATTTGCCAATCGCACAAGCCTTACCTCAAACGTTTTTCTCAGCTTGGCCAAAGCGTACCGGCGCCCCCTGGCTTTTGCTTCTCGATGCACTTGACGAAGTCCCTTCTCGAAACCGCGCGCAATTCATCCAGTGGTTGACCGGAGTCCTGCGTCAGTTCACCTCCGTCAGAATCGTCCTCACGACCCGCCCGCACGGCTACCAGCACAGCGAATTCGATATTAATGGAGCAAAACACTTCGAAATTCTGCCATTTGAAGCCTCCCAGATAGCTGCATTCTCAGAGCGTTGGTTTGGGGCCAGGGTATCAGAATTTGAAATCGAATACAGGCGGATTGGCATGGGTGGAATGGAGTCAACACCGCTCCTGATTACTATCGCAGCCAAGGTTTTCCTGGAGCGCAACGCCCTGCCGCTCCGTCGATCTGGCCTATACTCTGCCTTTGTCGATATTGTTCTCAGTGAGTCGCTCACCCGAGGATTGGGCGCGGAATTGGGTGAAGACATCTGCAAGATTGCACGAAACATCCTCTCGCAACTCGCGCTCGAGATGAGTGAAACGTCGAGCAGATTGAATCGTTCCAGGCTTATTTCCAAGGTAGCAGGTTGCATTTCAGTTACACTGCGACGCTCCATGCAGGAGTCCGCAATTGATGCCGAACGATTTCTGAGGGTCATGTCCCGGCGCAGCGGATTGCTTATCACGCAATCCGACTCACTCACATTCGTTCACCCAACTCTGCAGGAGTACTTCACGGCGGCGGCAATTGTTCGAGAATGTAATGCAAATGGTAAGCGGCTCTGGCGCACATACTTAAATAACTGGTGGCGCCAAGGGTGGCGCGAAGTTGTTCTTTTTACATTCGGTATCCTCAGCGATCAGGGCTGTGACACCACATACCTTGCTGAGCGCATTCATCCCGAAGTATTGACTGAATGGGAGGTCGCCCCCGAGTTTCCATATGAGGATGTCTGGAGATGTAACGATGCGCTGTGCTTTCTGGCATCTGCTCTTGCTGATGGGGCTGTGATTGATTCCCGGGAAAAGAGTGCAATAATTTGCAGTCTGTTTGGTCTTCTGGGTGTGCTGGCGCGCTGTCATGTATATGATTTTTTCGAGAGCGGAGGGCCAGACCTATTCGACAGTCTCGAGACCATTCGCGGCGACTTTCAGGTGCAAACTGGGGTACGGGAACTTTCGCGCAATCCGAACATCGAAATGTACCCCAGGTTTCGCGCTCTCGCGGCATTACTCAAATTGGGCGAAGCCGAGAGCGACATTAGTCTTCTGACAGACTGGGCAGTTGGCACAGGACTTTCACCCAACACCAGTGAGGACCAGGCGGCTCGCATACGCGAAGATTCTTTGGATTTACTTGCAGCCCTGGGGAGACAGGCGGAGATTGAGCGAGTCTTAAGAAGCGCAATCGGCAGTGACGACTCAGTTGACGCCAAGATTTGGGAAACTTACATGGCTCTGCTGAAGACAAACTGGGCTGGTGCCCAACCGTCCGAACTCTTGGTGCTTTCGAGTATGGAATTTCCTGAGGCTCTGCTTCCCGACATCAAAGAACTCACGTTGAGTCGGCCGGCTGCCTTGCTTGCGCCAATCTTGACTGAAATAATGCGCAGCGAATTCACGCGGGAGTGGATTCGGTGTGAGATCGCCGAACTACTAGTTGCTATCGGTGAGATCGGTGCAGCCGAAATCGGTCTTGAAGAGATGATTCAGGATGTCGATGCGTGGGACTCCAATCCTCTTCAAGACTCTTATCTCCGGGAGTTCGCGCGAAACCTCCTGCTGAGAGTGCATGAACTTAAGGCGGCGTCACCTTAA
- the tnpB gene encoding IS66 family insertion sequence element accessory protein TnpB (TnpB, as the term is used for proteins encoded by IS66 family insertion elements, is considered an accessory protein, since TnpC, encoded by a neighboring gene, is a DDE family transposase.): MLLLPRAVRIHPAAEPVDMRNSIDGLFVHVQRVLVADAYSGHLFVFVSKRRDKVKVLAWER; the protein is encoded by the coding sequence GTGCTCCTGCTGCCGCGCGCCGTCCGCATCCACCCGGCCGCTGAGCCGGTGGACATGCGCAACTCCATCGACGGTCTCTTCGTTCATGTGCAACGCGTCCTGGTGGCCGACGCGTACTCCGGCCACCTCTTCGTCTTCGTCAGCAAGCGGCGAGACAAGGTGAAGGTGCTGGCGTGGGAAAGGTAG
- a CDS encoding carbonic anhydrase encodes MTFGVDAGEPLRACHGLVPSYEQIFENNRRWSADKTKNDPHYFERLSAEHNPEYLYIGCSDSRVPANEIMGVEPGDVFVHRNVANLVNNVDLNVMSVINYAVRHLSVKRIIVCGHYGCQGVKAAMQPRDLGILNPWLRNVRDVYRLHKAELDALTDPEARYARLVELNVTEQCISIIKTAAVQRAYVETGVPTVHGWVFDMRTGLLIDLKLDFPKLLRDVQEVYNLTDKDTIF; translated from the coding sequence ATGACGTTCGGAGTTGACGCGGGGGAGCCCCTGCGGGCATGCCACGGACTCGTGCCTTCCTACGAACAGATTTTCGAGAACAACCGTCGCTGGTCCGCCGACAAGACGAAGAACGACCCGCACTACTTCGAGCGGCTGTCCGCGGAACACAACCCCGAGTACCTCTACATCGGCTGCTCGGACAGCCGGGTGCCCGCCAATGAAATCATGGGGGTGGAGCCCGGGGACGTCTTCGTCCACCGCAACGTCGCGAACCTGGTCAACAACGTCGACCTGAACGTGATGTCGGTCATCAACTACGCCGTGCGCCACCTGTCGGTGAAGCGCATCATCGTGTGTGGCCACTACGGCTGCCAGGGTGTGAAGGCGGCCATGCAGCCCCGGGACTTGGGCATCCTCAACCCGTGGCTGCGCAACGTGCGCGACGTCTACCGGCTGCACAAGGCGGAGTTGGACGCGCTCACGGACCCGGAGGCGCGCTATGCCCGCCTGGTCGAGCTCAACGTCACCGAGCAGTGCATCAGCATCATCAAGACCGCCGCCGTCCAGCGCGCCTACGTGGAGACGGGCGTCCCCACCGTGCACGGCTGGGTGTTCGACATGCGCACCGGCCTGCTCATCGACCTGAAGCTGGACTTCCCCAAGCTGCTGCGCGACGTCCAGGAGGTCTACAACCTCACGGACAAGGACACGATTTTCTAG
- a CDS encoding condensation domain-containing protein → MKPRVDERDASRERPVLAAHDLSESRLPAHHETIEAWVVEWLALHWQMPAGAIDRRRPLVEQGLDSMAAISLAHDLEQWLGLPLSLSFVWQQGSIEALARALASPEVMFSLAPVSESAVVARRNEGTAPASLGQQQLWRQLRPQPESPRFHLHFGLRFDGPLDIEALRLSLQEIVRRHEAFRTSFRERDGELLQVIAPVSRLELPVVDLRAEQEEDLGRALDSASFRTLYDALGRAPFDLQVGPLIRAALVVLTNQTHVLLVTQHRLITDGASLSVFGRELAFLYRVFHARVPSPLAPPSRQASDVARWQRHWLGGEGAHRQREYWRARLDGVPPLKLTPRGACGEEGARVGGLVCFEVPMALTTAWKVLASGEGATLFTALSAVFAALLSRHSGQEDVLLGTVVANRGRRELRDVVGLLANTVALRCDLTGNPSFRELLVRHRRRTTEDLSHQELPFEEVSRLGQGAWAAPTVRAACVFESMAPFDLSIPGLGCALLTDTPDASVPGTARHELTLLLREDLGRLCGAFEYAADVFQPAEVERLAACFRRLLGRIVETPDVRLDDLPLAEDAPRLG, encoded by the coding sequence GTGAAGCCCCGAGTCGATGAACGTGATGCGTCACGTGAGCGCCCCGTGCTCGCGGCCCATGACCTGTCCGAGTCCCGGCTCCCCGCCCACCATGAGACCATCGAGGCGTGGGTGGTGGAGTGGCTGGCGCTTCACTGGCAGATGCCCGCCGGGGCCATCGATAGGCGGCGTCCCCTGGTCGAACAGGGACTCGATTCGATGGCGGCCATCTCGCTGGCTCATGATTTGGAGCAGTGGTTGGGGCTGCCGTTGTCGCTGTCCTTTGTCTGGCAGCAGGGCTCCATCGAAGCGCTCGCGCGGGCGCTGGCCTCGCCGGAGGTCATGTTCTCCCTGGCGCCCGTGAGTGAGTCCGCCGTGGTGGCGCGGCGCAACGAGGGCACCGCGCCCGCTTCCCTGGGGCAACAGCAGCTCTGGAGGCAGCTTCGGCCCCAGCCCGAGAGCCCCCGTTTCCATCTCCACTTCGGCCTGCGCTTCGACGGGCCGCTCGATATCGAAGCGTTGAGGCTCAGCCTCCAGGAAATCGTCCGGCGGCACGAGGCCTTCCGGACGTCGTTTCGCGAGCGGGACGGGGAGCTCTTGCAAGTGATTGCGCCGGTGTCCCGGCTGGAGTTGCCCGTGGTGGACCTGCGCGCGGAGCAGGAGGAGGACCTGGGGCGGGCGCTGGACTCCGCGTCCTTCCGGACACTCTACGACGCGCTGGGGCGGGCCCCGTTCGACCTCCAGGTGGGGCCGCTGATTCGCGCGGCCCTGGTGGTGCTGACGAACCAGACCCATGTGTTGTTGGTGACGCAGCATCGGCTCATCACGGATGGGGCCTCGCTGAGTGTGTTCGGCCGGGAGCTGGCGTTCCTGTATCGCGTCTTCCATGCGCGGGTGCCCTCGCCGCTGGCGCCGCCGTCGAGGCAGGCCTCGGACGTGGCGCGCTGGCAGCGGCATTGGCTGGGCGGCGAGGGGGCCCACCGGCAGCGCGAATACTGGCGGGCGCGCTTGGATGGGGTGCCGCCATTGAAGCTGACGCCTCGGGGGGCCTGCGGTGAGGAGGGGGCGCGGGTGGGCGGGCTGGTGTGCTTCGAGGTCCCCATGGCGCTGACGACGGCGTGGAAGGTGCTGGCCAGCGGCGAGGGCGCCACGCTGTTCACCGCGCTCTCCGCCGTGTTCGCCGCGCTGCTGAGCCGGCACTCCGGGCAGGAGGATGTGCTGCTGGGCACCGTGGTGGCCAACCGGGGACGGCGCGAGCTGCGGGACGTGGTGGGCTTGCTCGCCAACACCGTGGCGCTGCGCTGTGATTTGACGGGCAACCCGTCGTTCCGCGAGCTGTTGGTGCGCCACCGCCGGCGCACCACGGAGGACCTGAGCCACCAGGAGCTGCCGTTCGAGGAGGTGTCCCGGTTGGGTCAGGGCGCCTGGGCGGCGCCCACGGTGCGGGCCGCGTGTGTCTTCGAGAGCATGGCCCCCTTCGACCTGTCGATTCCGGGACTGGGGTGCGCGTTGCTGACGGACACGCCGGATGCCTCCGTGCCGGGCACGGCGCGGCATGAGCTGACGTTGCTGTTGCGCGAGGACCTGGGCCGGCTGTGCGGCGCCTTCGAGTACGCCGCCGACGTGTTCCAGCCCGCGGAGGTGGAGCGGCTGGCGGCGTGCTTCCGGAGGCTCTTGGGCCGCATCGTCGAGACACCGGATGTGCGGCTCGATGACCTGCCGCTCGCTGAGGACGCGCCGCGGTTGGGCTGA
- a CDS encoding N,N-dimethylformamidase beta subunit family domain-containing protein — MGWALVLMLGGMMATAPVVGEERFPGTTDWRLSQPATGAQLEGYAAAASVQRGESLAIHVRTDSPRPVTWELFRMGYYGGTGSRRMSSGGPVTVGPQPSPVADRTTGLVECRWPVSFTVQTQATWPSGVYLLKLRRDDGPQSYVIFVVRADERKGTGVLQLPVTTFQAYNTWGGESLYATSLGLSGGHAKVVSFDRPYLDGNGAGEYFYAAHYFVMWAESKGYELSYVTNVDVDRDPSLLRGQKLFLSVGHDEYWSRPAREAVEGALASGVNLAFLGSDTSCWLIRLESSGGGASRRRQVCYKDEAPQEDPLAGTPLITVRWRNALLGEPENGLAGVMSDAWGIIPQPFVVESPEAWPFEGTRLRRGDSILSVVGYEIDREWANGATPRGFVPLARSPAISNKGEPNWHTAGLYTAPSGAFVFSSGGISWSHGLSHPRFADLRVQRITDNVLRRAGLVPTLPGDTFGAEEPRPVDRTGQSSGVSTLAGVAFQDGFVDGPVSRARFRRPVGVAVDAEGNIYVADTGNHAVRKIAPDAARTVTTLAGLGTPGVGEGPGATTALRSPQSIAVAPDGALYVADTGNHRIVRIARDGRWTVSTFAGSREGRQGRADGVGPAARFQTPTSLVFAGMDLYVTDTFNHRLARITPQGRVSTLIGSRGSGSTNGPASQARLHRPTAVAFGDGALWVVDTGNRLIRRVAMDADFTTSTVAGSAPGGFADGAGGAAQFLPMSGAVYADGRLLLTDTGNERVRVLVGGRVRTFAGAGSHGARDGSAEQATFSLPTGVAVLPNGNVLVVDQGASTIRELQAPAADGGSRPVPRITGGPFSGGSAPMDVYLDGSTSTTTNPGGWIQRFRWDLGDGATSDAAYLEHRYMRAGSYTVTLTATDGGGVSATTTQVIRVGDSP; from the coding sequence ATGGGATGGGCGTTGGTCCTGATGCTGGGGGGAATGATGGCGACGGCTCCGGTGGTGGGCGAGGAGCGGTTTCCAGGCACCACCGACTGGAGGCTGAGTCAGCCCGCGACAGGGGCACAGCTGGAAGGGTACGCCGCGGCGGCCAGCGTGCAGCGGGGCGAGTCCCTGGCCATCCATGTCCGGACGGACAGCCCGCGCCCGGTGACGTGGGAGCTCTTCCGCATGGGTTACTACGGAGGAACGGGCTCGCGGCGGATGTCGTCGGGAGGCCCCGTCACGGTGGGGCCGCAGCCTTCGCCCGTGGCGGACCGGACGACGGGGCTGGTGGAGTGCCGCTGGCCCGTGAGCTTCACCGTGCAGACGCAGGCCACGTGGCCCAGCGGGGTGTATCTGCTCAAGCTCCGGAGGGACGACGGGCCACAATCGTATGTCATCTTCGTGGTGCGCGCGGACGAGCGGAAGGGCACGGGGGTGTTGCAGCTCCCCGTGACGACGTTCCAGGCCTACAACACGTGGGGAGGGGAGAGCCTCTACGCGACGTCGTTGGGCTTGTCGGGAGGTCACGCGAAGGTGGTTTCGTTCGACCGCCCGTACCTGGATGGCAATGGCGCGGGAGAGTACTTCTACGCGGCGCACTACTTCGTGATGTGGGCGGAGTCGAAGGGGTACGAGCTCTCCTACGTCACGAACGTGGATGTGGACCGGGACCCGTCGCTGTTGCGCGGGCAGAAGCTGTTCCTCTCGGTGGGGCATGACGAGTACTGGTCTCGTCCGGCGCGTGAGGCGGTGGAGGGGGCGCTGGCGTCGGGGGTGAACCTGGCGTTCCTGGGCAGCGACACGAGCTGCTGGCTCATCCGCCTGGAGTCCTCGGGGGGCGGCGCGTCGAGGCGGAGGCAGGTCTGTTACAAGGACGAGGCGCCACAGGAGGACCCGCTCGCGGGCACGCCGCTCATCACGGTGCGCTGGCGCAATGCGCTCCTGGGTGAGCCGGAGAACGGGCTTGCCGGGGTGATGTCCGACGCGTGGGGAATCATTCCGCAGCCCTTCGTCGTGGAGTCGCCCGAGGCGTGGCCCTTCGAGGGGACGCGGCTCCGGCGCGGAGACTCCATCCTGTCCGTGGTGGGGTATGAGATTGACCGCGAGTGGGCGAACGGGGCGACGCCTCGGGGTTTCGTTCCGCTCGCGCGCTCACCGGCCATCAGCAACAAGGGCGAGCCGAACTGGCACACGGCGGGGCTCTACACCGCGCCCTCGGGGGCGTTTGTCTTCTCCAGCGGGGGCATCTCTTGGTCGCATGGGCTCTCGCATCCGCGCTTCGCGGACCTGCGGGTGCAGCGCATCACCGACAATGTGCTGCGCAGGGCGGGGCTGGTGCCCACGTTGCCGGGGGACACGTTCGGCGCGGAGGAGCCTCGGCCGGTGGACCGGACGGGACAGTCCTCGGGAGTCTCCACGCTGGCGGGCGTCGCCTTTCAAGATGGGTTCGTGGATGGGCCGGTGTCGCGGGCGCGCTTTCGCAGGCCGGTGGGAGTGGCCGTGGATGCGGAGGGGAACATCTACGTGGCGGACACGGGCAACCACGCGGTGCGGAAAATCGCTCCGGACGCGGCCCGCACCGTCACGACCCTCGCGGGCTTGGGGACGCCAGGGGTGGGCGAGGGGCCGGGGGCGACGACGGCGCTGCGCTCGCCGCAGTCCATCGCGGTGGCGCCGGATGGGGCGCTGTATGTGGCGGACACGGGCAACCACCGCATCGTGCGCATCGCGCGGGATGGGCGATGGACGGTGAGCACGTTCGCGGGTTCGCGGGAGGGGCGGCAGGGCAGGGCGGATGGGGTGGGGCCGGCCGCGCGCTTCCAGACTCCGACGAGCCTCGTCTTCGCGGGCATGGACTTGTATGTGACGGACACGTTCAACCATCGGCTCGCGCGCATCACGCCGCAGGGGCGGGTGAGCACGTTGATTGGCTCACGGGGTTCGGGCAGCACGAATGGACCGGCGAGCCAGGCGCGGTTGCATCGGCCCACGGCGGTGGCCTTCGGTGATGGAGCGCTGTGGGTGGTGGACACAGGGAACCGGCTCATCCGCAGGGTGGCGATGGACGCGGACTTCACGACGTCCACCGTGGCGGGGAGTGCTCCGGGAGGCTTCGCGGATGGCGCGGGAGGCGCGGCGCAGTTCCTGCCGATGTCGGGGGCGGTCTACGCCGACGGGAGGCTCTTGTTGACCGACACAGGGAACGAGCGAGTCCGTGTGCTGGTGGGAGGACGGGTTCGGACGTTCGCGGGGGCGGGCTCACACGGTGCGCGGGATGGGAGCGCGGAGCAGGCGACGTTCAGTCTGCCCACGGGTGTCGCGGTGCTGCCGAATGGAAACGTGCTCGTGGTGGACCAGGGGGCCTCGACGATTCGCGAGCTCCAGGCGCCCGCGGCCGATGGAGGTTCGCGTCCGGTGCCTCGCATCACCGGAGGTCCGTTCTCTGGTGGGAGCGCGCCGATGGACGTGTACCTGGATGGGTCGACGAGCACGACGACGAACCCAGGTGGATGGATTCAGCGCTTCCGGTGGGATTTGGGGGACGGCGCGACGTCGGATGCTGCGTACCTGGAGCATCGCTACATGCGTGCGGGTTCCTACACCGTGACGTTGACGGCGACGGATGGTGGAGGCGTGAGTGCCACCACCACGCAGGTCATTCGCGTCGGGGATTCGCCTTGA
- a CDS encoding alpha/beta hydrolase: protein MSTFKAKDGTQIFFKDWGSGQPIVFSHGWPLSSDSWDEQLHHFASSGFRCIAHDRRGHGRSSQPWDGNNMNQYADDLGALLDHLDLKHAVLVGFSTGGGEVARYIGRHGTRRVAKAVLVGSVTPVMMKSPTNPNGLPRENFDAIRAGVAADRSQFFQDLTVPFFGANRPGSKVSQGVRDAFWYGGMQCGLKAAVDCVTAFSESDLTEDLKKFDVPTLIVHGDDDQIVPIGPSALAAAKIVKDATLKVYAGAPHGLTVTHREQFHADLLAFIKS, encoded by the coding sequence ATGAGCACCTTCAAGGCGAAGGACGGGACGCAAATCTTCTTCAAGGACTGGGGCTCGGGTCAGCCCATCGTCTTCAGCCACGGCTGGCCGCTGAGCTCGGACAGCTGGGATGAGCAACTCCACCACTTCGCCTCCAGCGGCTTCCGCTGCATCGCACACGACCGGCGCGGACATGGCCGCTCCTCCCAGCCCTGGGACGGCAACAACATGAACCAGTACGCCGATGACCTCGGCGCCCTCCTGGACCACCTCGACCTGAAGCACGCCGTGCTCGTCGGCTTCTCCACCGGCGGTGGCGAGGTCGCCCGCTACATCGGCCGACATGGCACCCGGCGCGTCGCCAAGGCCGTGCTCGTCGGCTCCGTCACGCCCGTGATGATGAAGAGCCCCACCAACCCCAACGGCTTGCCTCGCGAGAACTTCGATGCCATCCGCGCCGGCGTCGCCGCGGACCGCTCCCAGTTCTTCCAAGACCTCACCGTGCCCTTCTTCGGCGCCAACCGCCCAGGCTCGAAGGTCTCCCAGGGCGTTCGCGATGCCTTCTGGTACGGAGGTATGCAGTGCGGCCTCAAGGCCGCCGTCGACTGCGTCACCGCCTTCTCCGAGTCCGACCTCACCGAGGACCTCAAGAAGTTCGACGTGCCCACGCTCATCGTCCATGGCGACGACGACCAGATTGTCCCCATCGGCCCGTCCGCGCTCGCCGCCGCGAAAATCGTCAAGGACGCCACGCTCAAGGTCTATGCCGGCGCACCCCACGGCCTCACCGTGACGCACCGCGAGCAGTTCCACGCGGACCTGCTCGCGTTCATCAAGTCCTGA
- a CDS encoding peroxiredoxin: protein MAIEIGRPFPDFALPNQDGKVRKLKDFAGKWLVVYVYPKDDTPGCTIQGRSFTATKEAFSNANIEVIGLSEDDVSSHKHFCDKFSFTIDLLADPKHELLGATGTGRSEWKGTMYWDRTTYVVDPGGVLRKVYEKVDPKGHEVMVLEDIKKLQ, encoded by the coding sequence ATGGCGATTGAGATCGGCAGGCCTTTTCCGGACTTCGCACTTCCCAACCAGGACGGGAAGGTTCGGAAGCTGAAGGACTTCGCGGGGAAGTGGCTGGTGGTGTACGTCTATCCCAAGGACGATACGCCCGGATGCACCATTCAGGGCAGGTCCTTCACCGCGACGAAGGAAGCGTTCTCGAACGCGAACATCGAGGTCATCGGCCTGAGCGAGGACGACGTGTCGTCGCACAAGCATTTCTGCGACAAGTTCTCGTTCACCATCGACTTGCTGGCGGACCCCAAGCACGAGCTGCTGGGCGCGACCGGAACAGGGCGCTCCGAATGGAAAGGCACGATGTACTGGGACCGCACCACGTATGTCGTCGACCCTGGCGGTGTCCTGCGGAAGGTGTATGAGAAGGTCGACCCGAAGGGACACGAAGTGATGGTGCTCGAGGACATCAAGAAGCTCCAATGA
- a CDS encoding Na+/H+ antiporter subunit E: MKGPWAQAPWFPREAWKSSLARVVFVFMTWWALCDGDLSSLTFGVPVMTAVLVVSFMLSPPRRYSWRLIDVVRFGVFFLAGSVQGGIDVARRALAPGMPISPVFIRYRLRLPPGAPCTVFRITLSLMPGTLNADVLGDELVVHSLVDRGEVLHHELEDLERRVSRLFGLAPPPPEATHA; the protein is encoded by the coding sequence GTGAAGGGGCCGTGGGCGCAGGCGCCCTGGTTCCCCAGGGAGGCCTGGAAGAGCTCTCTGGCGCGAGTCGTCTTCGTGTTCATGACGTGGTGGGCGCTGTGTGACGGAGACCTGAGCAGCCTCACGTTCGGCGTGCCGGTGATGACCGCGGTGCTGGTGGTCAGCTTCATGCTGAGCCCGCCGCGCAGATACTCCTGGCGGCTCATCGACGTGGTGCGCTTCGGAGTCTTCTTCCTGGCGGGCTCCGTTCAAGGCGGCATCGACGTGGCCCGGCGCGCCCTCGCGCCCGGCATGCCCATCTCCCCGGTCTTCATCCGCTACCGGTTACGCCTTCCGCCGGGTGCTCCGTGCACCGTGTTCAGAATCACGCTCAGCTTGATGCCGGGCACGCTGAACGCGGATGTCCTCGGGGATGAGCTGGTGGTGCACTCACTCGTCGACCGGGGTGAGGTCCTTCACCATGAGCTGGAAGACCTGGAGCGCCGCGTGTCGCGGCTGTTCGGTCTGGCTCCTCCACCTCCCGAGGCCACCCATGCATGA
- a CDS encoding monovalent cation/H+ antiporter complex subunit F, which produces MHELRIGVAFFLFLTLMAGLVRVIRGPTLTDRFIVAQLFGTTGVGVLVLLAADEGRAALRDVALIFAMLAPVTVVAFVRFAIGDPPEASREEPPR; this is translated from the coding sequence ATGCATGAGCTGCGCATCGGGGTCGCGTTCTTCCTGTTCCTGACGCTCATGGCCGGACTGGTGCGAGTCATTCGCGGCCCCACGCTGACAGACCGCTTCATCGTGGCGCAGTTGTTCGGCACCACGGGCGTGGGCGTCCTCGTCCTGCTCGCCGCCGACGAAGGCAGGGCCGCGCTTCGGGATGTGGCGCTCATCTTCGCGATGCTGGCCCCGGTCACTGTCGTTGCCTTCGTGCGCTTCGCGATAGGTGACCCTCCTGAGGCCTCGCGGGAGGAGCCGCCGCGATGA